The following coding sequences lie in one Cupriavidus sp. WKF15 genomic window:
- a CDS encoding phosphatidylglycerophosphatase A, with protein MSTSPPAAAPRDPAMTLAAGQTAKVTRPTARFMLAHPAHLIALGFGSGLSPVSPGTVGTLYGWLSFVVISLWIEPTTWLWIIGAGFLIGLWACARTARDMGVHDHGSMVWDEIIAFWLVLTFVTPTGLWGQFAAFLWFRLFDIAKPAPIAYYDRTLKGPGLRGAFGVMFDDIFAAFYTLLVFALWRSF; from the coding sequence ATGTCGACCTCCCCTCCCGCGGCCGCGCCGCGCGACCCCGCCATGACCCTCGCAGCCGGGCAAACCGCCAAGGTCACCCGGCCCACGGCCCGTTTCATGCTGGCGCACCCGGCGCACCTGATCGCCCTCGGCTTCGGCTCCGGCCTGTCGCCGGTCAGCCCCGGTACCGTGGGCACGCTCTACGGGTGGCTGTCCTTTGTCGTCATCTCGCTGTGGATCGAGCCGACCACCTGGCTGTGGATCATCGGCGCCGGCTTCCTGATCGGGCTATGGGCCTGCGCGCGCACAGCGCGCGACATGGGCGTGCACGACCACGGCAGCATGGTCTGGGACGAGATCATCGCGTTCTGGCTGGTGCTGACCTTTGTCACGCCCACGGGCCTCTGGGGCCAGTTCGCCGCCTTCCTGTGGTTCCGGCTGTTCGATATCGCCAAGCCGGCACCCATCGCCTATTACGACCGCACGCTCAAGGGCCCGGGGCTGCGCGGCGCGTTCGGCGTGATGTTCGACGACATCTTCGCGGCGTTCTACACCCTGCTGGTGTTCGCGCTGTGGCGGTCGTTCTGA
- a CDS encoding CinA family protein → MSISRLLDQLAIQAGVALAERSLMLATAESCTGGLVAAAITDVSGSSGWFERGFVTYSNEAKCTMIGVPAKLIRDHGAVSEEVAKAMAEGALLNSRAQVSLAITGVAGPNGGTPDKPVGMVCFGWSNRITTRTETQRFKGDRAQIRRQAAEHAMRGLLELVRNEA, encoded by the coding sequence ATGTCCATCAGCCGCTTGCTCGACCAGCTGGCCATCCAGGCCGGCGTAGCCCTTGCCGAAAGATCGCTGATGCTAGCCACGGCCGAGTCCTGCACGGGCGGGCTGGTGGCCGCCGCCATCACCGACGTGTCCGGCTCGTCCGGATGGTTCGAACGCGGCTTTGTCACCTACTCGAACGAGGCCAAGTGCACCATGATCGGCGTGCCCGCCAAGCTGATCCGCGATCATGGCGCCGTCAGCGAGGAAGTCGCGAAGGCCATGGCGGAAGGCGCGCTGCTCAATAGCCGCGCACAGGTATCGCTGGCGATCACCGGAGTAGCCGGGCCGAACGGCGGCACGCCCGACAAGCCTGTCGGCATGGTCTGCTTTGGCTGGAGCAACCGCATCACCACGCGCACCGAGACCCAGCGCTTCAAGGGCGACCGCGCGCAGATCCGTCGCCAGGCCGCGGAGCACGCCATGCGCGGGCTGCTCGAACTGGTACGCAACGAGGCCTGA
- the pyrF gene encoding orotidine-5'-phosphate decarboxylase, producing MTFIEQLSAAWQRNDSLLCVGLDPDPQKLPLSLTGTGGAIFSFCREIVDATADLVCAFKPQIAYFHSQRAEDQLEQLIHYIHDAHPGIPVILDAKRGDIGSTAEHYASEAFERYKADAVTVSPYMGFDSMQPYLAYPDRGVIVLCRTSNPGGSDVQFLQVDGKPLYQLVAEAARERWNTTGQMGLVVGATFPNEIARVRQIVGDMPLLIPGIGAQGGDIEATVKAGRTADGTGMMINSSRAILYASGEKDFATAARNVALQTRDLINRYRHG from the coding sequence ATGACCTTCATCGAGCAGCTGTCTGCCGCCTGGCAGCGCAATGATTCCCTCCTCTGCGTCGGACTTGATCCTGACCCGCAGAAGCTGCCGCTGTCCCTGACCGGGACGGGCGGCGCGATCTTCTCCTTCTGCCGCGAGATCGTCGACGCCACCGCCGACCTGGTCTGCGCGTTCAAGCCGCAGATCGCCTACTTCCATTCGCAGCGCGCCGAAGACCAGCTCGAGCAGCTGATCCACTATATCCATGATGCCCACCCGGGTATCCCGGTGATCCTGGACGCCAAGCGCGGCGATATCGGCTCCACCGCGGAGCACTACGCCAGTGAAGCGTTCGAGCGCTACAAGGCGGATGCCGTGACCGTGAGCCCCTACATGGGCTTCGATTCGATGCAGCCGTACCTGGCCTATCCGGACCGCGGCGTGATCGTGCTGTGCCGGACATCCAACCCGGGCGGATCGGACGTACAGTTCCTGCAGGTGGATGGAAAGCCGCTTTATCAGCTGGTAGCCGAGGCGGCGAGGGAGCGCTGGAACACCACGGGCCAGATGGGCCTGGTGGTCGGTGCCACCTTCCCGAACGAGATCGCGCGCGTGCGCCAGATCGTCGGCGATATGCCGCTGCTGATCCCGGGCATCGGCGCGCAGGGCGGCGATATCGAAGCCACCGTGAAGGCTGGCCGCACGGCAGACGGCACCGGCATGATGATCAACTCGTCGCGCGCCATCCTCTATGCCAGCGGCGAGAAGGATTTCGCCACGGCGGCGCGCAATGTGGCGTTGCAGACGCGGGACCTCATCAACCGCTACCGCCACGGGTGA
- the corA gene encoding magnesium/cobalt transporter CorA: MINLFVLQKGRLAQEQVDERNELLQHKPIWIDVVSPDDEELAWIKEAYGVALPELEDLGDLEASARYFEGEDENIHIRTDFLLDEEEASRNVRVAFVLTRDVLFSIHDEDLPVFRLVRLRARMRPGSVRNAKDVLMDLYATDAEYSADSIEEVYERLEEASRRVLAENVTDAAAADVLETIAREEDLNGRIRRNVMDTRRAVSFLMRSQLLSAEQQDEARQILRDIDSIENHTAFLFDKINFLMDATVGFININQNKIIKLFSVVSVALMPPTLIASIYGMNFKIMPELDWAAGYPWAIALMAVSAAIPLVYFRRKGWLS, encoded by the coding sequence ATGATCAACCTGTTCGTCCTGCAAAAAGGCCGGCTTGCCCAGGAGCAGGTCGACGAGCGCAACGAGCTGCTGCAGCACAAGCCGATCTGGATCGACGTCGTCAGCCCCGACGACGAGGAACTGGCCTGGATCAAGGAAGCCTACGGCGTAGCTCTGCCGGAACTGGAAGACCTGGGCGACCTGGAAGCGTCCGCGCGTTATTTCGAAGGCGAGGACGAGAACATCCACATCCGCACCGACTTCCTGCTCGACGAGGAAGAGGCGTCGCGCAACGTGCGCGTGGCCTTCGTGCTCACGCGCGACGTGCTGTTCTCCATCCACGACGAAGACCTGCCGGTGTTCCGCCTGGTGCGGCTGCGCGCGCGCATGCGCCCGGGCTCGGTGCGCAACGCCAAGGACGTGCTGATGGACCTGTACGCGACCGACGCGGAATACTCGGCCGACTCGATCGAGGAAGTCTACGAACGCCTGGAAGAAGCGAGCCGCCGCGTGCTGGCCGAGAACGTGACCGACGCCGCCGCCGCCGACGTGCTGGAAACCATCGCGCGCGAGGAAGACCTGAACGGCCGCATCCGCCGCAACGTCATGGACACGCGCCGCGCGGTGTCCTTCCTGATGCGCAGCCAGCTGCTGTCGGCCGAGCAGCAGGACGAGGCGCGCCAGATCCTGCGCGACATCGACTCGATCGAGAACCACACCGCGTTCCTGTTCGACAAGATCAACTTCCTGATGGATGCGACCGTCGGTTTCATCAACATCAACCAGAACAAGATCATCAAGCTGTTCTCGGTGGTGTCGGTGGCGCTGATGCCGCCCACGCTGATCGCCAGCATCTACGGCATGAACTTCAAGATCATGCCGGAACTGGACTGGGCCGCGGGATATCCGTGGGCGATTGCGCTGATGGCGGTGTCGGCGGCCATTCCGCTGGTGTATTTCCGGCGCAAAGGCTGGTTGAGCTAA
- the mtgA gene encoding monofunctional biosynthetic peptidoglycan transglycosylase: protein MRWAGYLIACVAAGILAMQAYFFLQIAAWQYVTPSSTSFMRAERWRLCGFNVWNCNIDRRWVPYDQISRNLKRAVIASEDADFVNHPGYEIDAMLDAWERNKKRGRVVRGGSTITQQLAKNLFLSPEQHYLRKGQELAITWMLEFWLDKQRIFEIYLNSVEWGEGVFGAEAAAQHYFRTSAAKLGVGQAARLAAALPAPKCFDKKQYCANVRINFKVKAGIIARRMGAATLPD, encoded by the coding sequence ATGCGCTGGGCCGGCTACCTGATCGCGTGCGTGGCGGCCGGCATTCTTGCGATGCAGGCCTACTTCTTCCTGCAGATCGCGGCCTGGCAGTACGTGACGCCCTCGTCCACGTCATTCATGCGCGCCGAGCGCTGGCGCCTGTGCGGCTTCAACGTCTGGAACTGCAACATCGACCGCCGCTGGGTGCCGTACGACCAGATCTCGCGCAACCTCAAGCGGGCGGTCATCGCGAGCGAGGACGCGGACTTCGTCAATCATCCCGGCTACGAGATCGACGCCATGCTCGATGCCTGGGAGCGCAACAAGAAGCGCGGCCGCGTCGTGCGCGGCGGTTCCACCATCACGCAGCAGCTCGCCAAGAACCTGTTCCTGTCGCCGGAGCAGCACTACCTGCGCAAGGGCCAGGAACTGGCCATCACATGGATGCTGGAGTTCTGGCTGGACAAGCAGCGCATCTTCGAGATCTACCTGAATTCCGTGGAGTGGGGCGAGGGCGTGTTCGGCGCGGAAGCCGCGGCCCAGCACTATTTCCGTACCAGCGCCGCGAAGCTCGGCGTGGGCCAGGCCGCGCGCCTGGCGGCGGCGCTGCCGGCGCCGAAGTGCTTCGACAAGAAGCAGTACTGCGCCAATGTGCGCATCAACTTCAAGGTGAAGGCAGGCATCATCGCAAGGCGGATGGGGGCGGCGACGCTGCCGGATTAA
- the aroE gene encoding shikimate dehydrogenase — protein MTSTEPTQPADRYVVVGNPVAHSRSPFIHAAFAQQTGEAVEYGRLEAPLDAFAETVRAFLADGGHGFNVTVPFKLQAYDLADRLTERAEAAGAVNTMWIEDGLIHGDNTDGIGLVRDIQDNLDTLLEGQRVLLLGAGGAAMGAMLPLIECRPSRIVVANRTASRASDMLEEFVEAADAYGVELWGGGLDALEQLSEDEACDVVINASSSSLHGELPPVPAFLLGEGVLAYDMMYGAEPTVFLRHAAQCGARTADGLGMLVEQAAEAFYIWRGVRPRTAPVLADLRAALQAERKG, from the coding sequence ATGACCTCCACTGAACCTACCCAGCCGGCTGACCGCTACGTCGTGGTCGGCAACCCGGTCGCGCACAGCCGCTCCCCATTCATCCACGCCGCGTTTGCGCAGCAGACCGGCGAGGCCGTCGAGTACGGACGCCTGGAAGCGCCGCTCGACGCGTTCGCCGAGACCGTGCGCGCGTTCCTGGCCGACGGCGGCCACGGCTTCAACGTGACCGTGCCGTTCAAGCTGCAGGCCTATGACCTGGCCGACCGCCTGACGGAGCGTGCCGAAGCTGCTGGCGCGGTCAACACGATGTGGATCGAGGACGGGCTGATCCACGGCGACAACACCGATGGCATTGGGCTGGTGCGCGACATCCAGGACAATCTCGACACGCTGCTGGAAGGCCAGCGCGTGCTGCTGCTGGGCGCGGGCGGCGCGGCCATGGGCGCGATGCTGCCGCTGATCGAATGCCGGCCTTCGCGCATCGTGGTGGCCAACCGCACGGCTTCCCGCGCGAGCGACATGCTCGAGGAATTCGTGGAAGCAGCCGACGCCTACGGCGTGGAGCTGTGGGGCGGCGGTCTCGATGCACTCGAGCAGTTGTCCGAGGACGAGGCCTGCGATGTGGTCATCAACGCATCGTCGAGCAGCCTGCATGGCGAACTGCCGCCGGTGCCGGCGTTCCTGCTCGGCGAAGGCGTGCTGGCGTACGACATGATGTACGGCGCCGAGCCGACCGTGTTCCTGCGCCATGCCGCGCAATGCGGCGCGCGCACGGCCGATGGGCTGGGCATGCTGGTCGAGCAGGCCGCGGAGGCCTTCTACATCTGGCGCGGCGTACGTCCGCGCACCGCGCCCGTGCTGGCCGACCTGCGCGCCGCGCTGCAGGCCGAGCGCAAGGGCTGA